A genomic segment from Aspergillus puulaauensis MK2 DNA, chromosome 1, nearly complete sequence encodes:
- a CDS encoding uncharacterized protein (COG:M;~EggNog:ENOG410Q18J;~InterPro:IPR000845,IPR035994,IPR002110,IPR027417, IPR036770,IPR020683;~PFAM:PF01048,PF12796,PF00023,PF13857,PF13637, PF13606;~go_function: GO:0003824 - catalytic activity [Evidence IEA];~go_function: GO:0005515 - protein binding [Evidence IEA];~go_process: GO:0009116 - nucleoside metabolic process [Evidence IEA]), which produces MSGSSDYTIGWICALQIEYLAAQLCLDEEHDNVSINASAADNNDYTLGKIGKHNVVLAVLPKGEYGTTSAASVAKDMLHTFPNVRVGLMVGIGGGVPTKHDIRLGDVVVSTPKDGSSGVYHYDFGKTIQGRSFVNTGVLNQPPSALRAALQGLETQYERKGSRIEERINEILAKERVLLQRKYSKPDLATDKLFKSDLIHDDICGKDAQCVHNEDNLVFRRVRADFEDNPAIHYGTIASGNRLIKDAIVRDKLAKEKDVLCFEMEAAGLSHFPCLVIRGICDYSDSHKNKQWQRYAALTAALYAKDLVSRMSSSRVHSEERIVELLSSIGETVSRTEKQVSNVEFKLEKQEGLQIRHWLSNFDDGLQLAGVLDRRTPETGQWFLKSPEFRSWLEGTHQTLFCPGIPGAGKTIIASIVLDYLHSTISNASNVGVAFAFLNHEEPLSSTDLLSRLLKQLIPGSVPPLVVDLYKSHHRTRPSSGKIFTTLCSLTASYSKTFIVIDALDESPVPNRQEILAGLFKIQDTVGANLLATGRSISEIVQAFQQRQSTFYEIRARDDDVHRFITNQLQTFEGCISETPNLKKQVTDTITKATDGMFLLAHLHLEALRGQPRIGAIENALQNLPTGSMAYHEAYDNIMVRINKQSTQRQNLAIEVLSWITQSKRPLRLAELQHALAVTDEPLDIDEENIPSNREIVLACVGLVTIDQARDTVRLVHYTTTEYFQKRWTSWFPDANAYIATVCINYLNFERFCTPTAGNWLEYDARRRINCLYEYAAVYWGDHAREAYPQVRSLVAELLRSGRKLLNAAHTLDISAEASGSFRGPCGLNGLHVASYFGLSDQIQELIQDGQNPKALDSCGRSALHWAAKSGQRQVVEHLARQGLDVNALDNKMESPLHYSARQGNRPLVELLIHLGSQVETRNSDGETALLVSASIEDIGGLEGLLTNGADPNATDKIGRSALHLAITARNGSHAAVKLLLSYGVDFDLCDTDNMTPLHYAVAEGNNEIIDWLLEAGANINLGVQRKKCSSNAQSMSTKEPASVARTRDIGDGIGLTPLHFAACSGHSRMTRYLLEKGAKPNACCCYGETPLHIAIREGLFNPRGKGTSAPPYPLVCNDPWTDSRWNINGVYDIIDDYESDEAVEINTYVEEERLAVVNALLENRETDVNIQNTHLDSPLHLLKYNHHTSAVVFGKLLDRGADIFSCNDKGQTALHFACKAGALSIVKVLLGRGCSISTPDHDGLSALHFAVRSGQFGTVKSIFRMEEEQARTYCLDVDAKGRTLLHHLLQDDLSHMEMAGLLLAYSGSPSCTDNDGHSPLSTYLGTFKFGNRTAICRLLLQHGGNPYWTSPAQLTLAHLAVRQYKAETGVLEALSDYGLDLSTKDASGKGILHHGAIGGSLSSDMLNFLHDRNLLDPYDLDVGGKTPLDYASEKAQKERHPDSFCASRWNESLQALRDFIEMKCL; this is translated from the exons ATGTCCGGTTCAAGCGACTACACCATCGGTTGGATATGTGCTCTCCAAATCGAATATCTTGCGGCACAGCTCTGTCTTGACGAGGAGCACGACAATGTCTCTATCAATGCCTCTGCAGCCGATAATAATGACTACACACTCGGAAAGATTGGAAAGCACAATGTTGTTCTAGCCGTCCTGCCCAAAGGAGAATATGGCACAACATCTGCTGCATCGGTTGCGAAAGATATGTTGCACACCTTTCCCAATGTTCGCGTTGGCTTGATGGTGGGCATCGGCGGTGGTGTGCCGACAAAGCATGATATTCGGCTTGGAGATGTCGTGGTGAGCACGCCCAAGGACGGTAGCAGCGGTGTATATCACTATGACTTTGGTAAGACGATTCAAGGTCGGAGCTTTGTGAATACCGGTGTTCTCAACCAGCCTCCTTCCGCGTTACGTGCTGCATTACAGGGCCTGGAAACGCAGTATGAACGCAAAGGGAGCCGGATCGAAGAAAGAATAAATGAAATCCTGGCCAAGGAGAGGGTGCTGCTGCAACGGAAGTACAGCAAGCCTGACTTGGCTACTGATAAGCTGTTCAAGTCTGACCTCATCCATGACGATATCTGTGGAAAGGACGCCCAATGCGTCCACAACGAGGACAACTTGGTCTTTCGACGAGTGAGGGCCGACTTCGAGGACAACCCAGCCATTCACTACGGAACTATTGCATCCGGCAACAGGTTGATCAAAGACGCTATCGTTCGTGACAAGCTTgcaaaggagaaggatgtcCTTTGCTTTGAAATGGAAGCCGCAGGATTAAGCCATTTCCCTTGCTTGGTCATCCGTGGCATCTGCGATTACTCGGATAGTCACAAGAACAAGCAGTGGCAGAGGTACGCTGCTCTAACCGCTGCGTTATATGCGAAGGACCTCGTCAGCCGGATGTCTTCCAGTAGAGTTCACTCAGAAGAGAGAATTGTGGAGCTTCTATCTTCTA TTGGTGAAACCGTATCGAGAACAGAAAAACAAGTATCCAACGTAGAGTTTAAATTGGAAAAGCAGGAGGGCCTCCAGATTCGTCACTGGCTCTCCAACTTTGACGACGGGCTCCAGCTCGCAGGTGTTCTTGATAGGAGAACCCCAGAGACTGGCCAATGGTTCCTGAAGTCGCCAGAATTTCGATCTTGGTTGGAAGGAACGCACCAGACGTTGTTCTGTCCTGGAATCCCTGGAGCCGGCAAAACGATCATTGCCTCCATCGTCCTCGATTATCTGCATAGTACCATCTCAAACGCGAGCAACGTGGGTGTTGCCTTTGCTTTCCTGAATCACGAGGAGCCGTTGTCATCTACAGACCTTCTCTCGCGCCTACTGAAACAACTTATTCCCGGCTCGGTTCCCCCCCTGGTGGTAGATCTCTACAAATCCCACCATCGTACCCGCCCTTCTTCGGGTAAAATCTTCACTACATTGTGCAGTCTCACGGCCAGCTATTCAAAGACGTTTATTGTCATTGACGCACTGGATGAAAGCCCAGTTCCCAACCGGCAGGAAATCCTTGCAGGCTTGTTCAAGATTCAGGACACCGTAGGGGCGAATCTTCTCGCAACTGGGAGGTCCATCTCCGAGATTGTTCAAGCTTTCCAGCAAAGGCAGAGCACGTTTTACGAAATACGTGCCAGAGATGATGACGTACACCGATTTATCACGAATCAACTCCAGACGTTTGAAGGTTGCATTTCAGAAACACCAAATTTAAAGAAGCAGGTAACAGATACTATAACCAAAGCCACCGATGGAAT GTTTCTATTGGCGCACCTACATCTCGAAGCTTTGCGAGGCCAACCGAGAATTGGGGCGATAGAAAATGCATTGCAAAACCTGCCCACAGGGTCAATGGCCTACCATGAGGCGTATGATAATATCATGGTTAGGATCAATAAGCAGTCTACACAACGTCAGAATCTCGCCATCGAAGTGCTCTCGTGGATCACTCAATCAAAAAGACCCCTCCGACTTGCAGAATTACAACACGCTCTAGCTGTTACAGATGAACCATTGGACATTGACGAGGAGAACATTCCTTCCAACCGGGAGATAGTACTTGCATGCGTTGGACTTGTCACCATTGACCAAGCCCGCGATACCGTCCGATTAGTCCATTACACGACGACAGAGTACTTCCAGAAACGATGGACGTCCTGGTTCCCTGACGCCAACGCATACATAGCCACGGTGTGCATCAACTACTTAAACTTCGAAAGATTCTGCACTCCGACTGCTGGTAACTGGCTGGAATACGATGCGCGACGTCGGATTAACTGTCTTTACGAATACGCAGCTGTTTATTGGGGCGACCATGCAAGGGAAGCATACCCTCAAGTCAGGTCTTTAGTCGCAGAATTACTGCGATCCGGACGTAAACTACTTAATGCTGCCCATACTCTAGACATATCAGCAGAGGCGTCCGGGTCTTTTCGTGGACCGTGTGGTCTAAATGGGTTACATGTTGCGTCTTATTTTGGGCTCAGCGACCAGATCCAGGAGCTCATTCAAGATGGACAGAACCCGAAAGCGTTAGACAGTTGTGGAAGGTCTGCTCTACATTGGGCCGCCAAGAGTGGGCAGAGACAGGTAGTGGAACACCTGGCACGCCAGGGGCTCGATGTGAATGCGCTAGACAATAAAATGGAGAGCCCATTGCACTACTCCGCTCGTCAAGGCAATAGACCCCTGGTAGAACTTCTGATCCATTTAGGGTCACAGGTTGAGACTAGAAATAGTGATGGTGAAACTGCTCTGCTGGTTTCTGCTAGCATTGAGGATATAGGTGGCCTGGAGGGCCTTCTTACAAATGGGGCTGACCCAAATGCAACGGATAAGATAGGTCGAAGCGCATTGCATCTAGCCATAACTGCGCGCAATGGGTCCCATGCGGCCGTGAAATTACTGCTGTCATATGGTGTTGACTTCGATTTGTGTGATACAGACAACATGACGCCCCTCCACTACGCGGTTGCTGAAGGAAATAATGAAATCATCGATTGGCTACTGGAAGCAGGAGCCAACATCAATTTAGGGGTACAAAGGAAGAAATGCTCTAGCAACGCACAGTCGATGAGTACCAAGGAACCTGCGTCAGTCGCACGGACACGAGATATCGGAGATGGTATCGGCCTCACACCACTACACTTTGCGGCCTGCAGTGGCCATAGTAGAATGACGAGGTACCTCCTAGAGAAAGGGGCTAAGCCAAACGCTTGCTGCTGCTATGGAGAAACACCACTGCACATTGCCATCCGGGAAGGACTGTTCAATCCACGGGGTAAGGGGACAAGTGCTCCTCCGTATCCACTGGTTTGCAATGACCCATGGACAGATAGCAGGTGGAATATCAATGGGGTCTATGATATCATCGATGACTACGAATCAGACGAAGCGGTTGAGATCAACACATACGTCGAGGAAGAACGGCTGGCGGTAGTCAATGCTCTGCTCGAGAATCGCGAAACTGACGTGaatatccaaaacacccaCCTCGACTCCCCCCTGcatctattaaaatataacCACCATACCTCGGCCGTCGTTTTTGGGAAATTGCTTGACCGGGGCGCTGATATCTTCTCTTGTAATGACAAGGGCCAAACAGCTTTGCACTTTGCCTGCAAGGCAGGTGCACTTTCTATAGTGAAGGTCTTGCTGGGTAGGGGCTGCTCTATCAGTACTCCAGACCATGATGGTCTCAGTGCATTGCACTTTGCTGTCCGCAGTGGTCAATTTGGGACGGTCAAATCAATATTCAGAATGGAAGAGGAACAGGCTAGAACGTACTGCCTTGACGTCGATGCTAAAGGTCGAACCCTACTCCACCATCTCTTGCAAGATGATCTCAGTCACATGGAGATGGCTGGCCTCTTACTGGCATACAGTGGCAGTCCGAGCTGCACTGACAATGATGGACATAGTCCTTTGAGCACCTACCTTGGAACATTCAAATTTGGAAACCGAACAGCAATTTGTCGATTGCTATTGCAACATGGTGGTAATCCTTACTGGACCAGCCCTGCCCAGCTAACCCTGGCTCATCTGGCAGTACGCCAGTACAAGGCCGAAACAGGGGTCCTAGAGGCTCTGTCGGACTACGGCCTTGATCTTTCCACTAAGGACGCCAGTGGAAAGGGTATTCTGCATCATGGGGCTATCGGTGGATCATTGAGTTCTGACATGCTGAATTTCCTCCACGATAGGAACTTACTTGATCCGTATGATCTGGATGTAGGTGGCAAAACTCCACTTGACTACGCATCCGAAAAGGCCCAAAAGGAGAGGCACCCAGATTCATTTTGTGCATCGAGGTGGAACGAATCACTGCAGGCTTTACGCGACTTCATCGAGATGAAATGCTTGTAG
- a CDS encoding agmatinase (COG:E;~EggNog:ENOG410Q1Y4;~InterPro:IPR020855,IPR023696,IPR006035;~PFAM:PF00491;~go_function: GO:0016813 - hydrolase activity, acting on carbon-nitrogen (but not peptide) bonds, in linear amidines [Evidence IEA];~go_function: GO:0046872 - metal ion binding [Evidence IEA]), protein MKFYPLLAFGQIAYTLNVGPNYQHPIEDLDKDLPFSQPVTFAHLEWQRCLAASHNTPIDIAVLGFPYDTSTSYRPGARFGPRGIRAGSSREKKGRSYNTVWGVDPFEEDLSIIDCGDVPITPFDAAHAFKQMEQGYRQVLYHETTSNGSKAGWTHPRIVSLGGDHSIVLPILRSLKTVYGPISVIHLDSHLDTWDPYEGYTGIASEQSAITHGTFFWHASREGCIKKGASVHGGLRTKLFGPKDYEIDEQTVGFHRIEAHEIDVIGVEGIVKRTVDVVGDNPVYLSIDIDVLDPSIAPATGTPESGGWTTRELKRYIKGLEGLNLVGADVVEVSPPYDSTAETTSVAAADLIIDILAAMTKNKKGVPARAAGKDEL, encoded by the exons ATGAAATTCTATCCTCTCCTGGCCTTTGGCCAAATCGCATACACCCTCAATGTCGGGCCAAACTACCAGCACCCCATCGAAG ACCTCGATAAGGACCTCCCATTCTCGCAGCCCGTAACCTTCGCCCATTTGGAGTGGCAGCGCTGCCTCGCCGCTTCACACAATACA CCCATCGACATCGCAGTGCTAGGCTTCCCCTACGACACAAGCACGTCCTACCGCCCCGGCGCACGCTTCGGACCCCGCGGTATCCGCGCCGGCTCCTCACGCGAGAAAAAAGGCCGCAGCTACAATACCGTCTGGGGCGTCGATCCATTCGAAGAAGACCTATCGATCATCGACTGCGGTGATGTCCCGATAACGCCCTTCGACGCCGCACACGCCTTTAAACAGATGGAGCAGGGGTACAGACAGGTCCTTTACCATGAGACGACATCTAACGGGAGTAAGGCCGGTTGGACGCATCCTCGCATCGTGAGTCTAGGCGGGGACCACTCGATTGTTCTCCCGATATTGCGCTCGCTGAAGACGGTCTATGGGCCGATTTCCGTTATTCATCTTGATTCGCATCTGGATACTTGGGATCCGTATGAGGGGTATACGGGGATTGCGTCGGAGCAGAGTGCTATCACGCACGGGACGTTCTTCTGGCATGCGAGTCGGGAGGGGTGTATTAAGAAGGGGGCGAGTGTGCATGGTGGATTGCGGACGAAGTTGTTTGGGCCGAAGGATTATGAGATTGACGAGCAGACTGTTGGGTTCCATCGTATCGAGGCGCACGAGATTGATGTCATTGGCGTCGAGGGGATCGTGAAGAGGACGGTCGATGTGGTTGGGGATAACCCGGTGTATCTCTctattgatattgatg TTCTCGACCCGAGTATTGCGCCTGCGACGGGCACGCCTGAGTCTGGGGGTTGGACGACCAGAGAGCTAAAGCGGTATATCAAGGGATTGGAAGGACTTAACCTGGTTGGAGCTGATGTTGTAGAGGTCAGTCCGCCGTACGATTCGACTGCTGAGACTACTTCGGTGGCCGCGGCAGATCTCATTATTGATATCCTGGCGGCGATGACCAAGAACAAAAAGGGAGTCCCTGCTCGGGCTGCAGGGAAAGATGAATTGTGA
- a CDS encoding uncharacterized protein (COG:S;~EggNog:ENOG410PX1U;~InterPro:IPR021858), with protein sequence MLIYDPRLPVQVDLQDIDLMLDELEEIVNVAGEGVVGAFSAFAFDETELEISNPSLLAETPNEMQLQLLGGQTMPTPWELELSVQVDPAMTELMDNYIHVVADLLQPAHHTQNPYRSLYIPKAMDAAASALFVGISGTPSHVGTALLHALLAVSAFHMHRHCPSRSRYNQGRLHRLKAIESLQLSITAADIDDFHTTMSAMLSMVSIDVCPDKPGYSGC encoded by the coding sequence ATGCTTATATATGACCCGAGGCTGCCGGTGCAGGTTGATCTGCAGGATATCGATCTCATGCTAGATGAGCTAGAGGAGATCGTTAATGTTGCCGGGGAGGGCGTCGTTGGGGCGTTCTCGGCGTTTGCATTCGATGAGACGGAGCTGGAGATTAGCAATCCCAGTCTATTAGCAGAAACTCCGAATGAGATGCAGCTGCAACTACTTGGAGGCCAAACAATGCCTACACCGTGGGAATTGGAACTGTCTGTGCAAGTGGACCCGGCGATGACGGAGTTGATGGACAACTATATCCACGTCGTCGCCGATCTCCTGCAGCCAGCGCACCATACCCAGAATCCGTATCGGTCTCTGTACATCCCCAAAGCGATGGACGCTGCCGCTTCAGCTTTATTCGTCGGTATTAGTGGGACTCCCTCGCATGTTGGTACGGCACTGCTACATGCCCTCCTTGCTGTCTCGGCGTTTCATATGCACCGGCACTGTCCGAGTAGGTCGCGGTATAACCAAGGACGTCTGCACCGGCTGAAAGCAATCGAGAGTCTGCAGTTGTCGATAACCGCCGCGGATATCGATGATTTCCATACGACCATGTCGGCTATGCTGTCAATGGTTTCAATAGATGTATGTCCTGATAAGCCAGGCTATAGCGGGTGCTAA
- a CDS encoding uncharacterized protein (COG:S;~EggNog:ENOG410PX1U;~InterPro:IPR021858;~PFAM:PF11951) — protein sequence MTDFWIHLDGCEKLLSVVKQNSALQSPGTDQLLTISAFMSTLSRSTDPYLPPNPWKECPPVTIDEVFAKSPFFSDNHSLEFTYGITATLASFMDLTISLSQHLRYYTTNRLPIPDSLEQALSTTHNALTSWSITDEPLTSVPENDTETLCLLRCHILAFHAALVIYFYTSTNWATIPSSTVVSKHYSHICVTNLLAAESLKSSVSARSGWNAMAPIVWPGFIAACEAGIEERPLWRAWWVNVQRYCIGSIAILWDVVQEVWRDSDWGAEADGPRWMAVLRRGGRRVMSGG from the coding sequence ATGACCGACTTCTGGATCCACCTTGACGGCTGCGAGAAACTGCTGTCGGTAGTGAAGCAGAATTCTGCTCTCCAATCGCCAGGAACAGATCAGCTATTAACGATCTCCGCGTTCATGAGCACTCTATCGCGCTCCACAGACCCATACCTACCCCCGAATCCATGGAAAGAGTGCCCACCAGTGACGATAGACGAGGTATTCGCGAAATCTCCCTTCTTTTCCGATAACCACAGTCTGGAATTCACATACGGTATCACCGCCACCCTGGCCAGCTTTATGGACCTCACGATATCACTATCACAGCACCTGCGCTACTACACCACCAACCGCCTCCCCATTCCCGACTCACTCGAGCAAGCACTCTCGACAACCCACAACGCTTTGACATCCTGGTCCATCACAGACGAACCCTTAACTTCTGTTCCAGAAAACGACACAGAAACGCTCTGCCTACTGCGCTGCCACATCCTGGCCTTCCACGCCGCACTCGTCATATACTTTTACACTTCAACGAACTGGGCTACTATCCCCTCTTCAACGGTTGTCTCGAAGCACTACAGCCACATCTGCGTAACGAACCTCCTCGCAGCTGAATCCTTAAAATCCTCCGTCAGCGCCCGCAGCGGCTGGAACGCCATGGCCCCGATCGTCTGGCCGGGATTCATTGCGGCTTGCGAGGCGGGTATTGAGGAGCGCCCGCTGTGGAGGGCCTGGTGGGTTAATGTGCAGCGGTATTGTATTGGGAGTATCGCGATATTATGGGACGTTGTCCAGGAGGTATGGCGGGATTCGGATTGGGGCGCTGAGGCGGATGGACCCCGGTGGATGGCGGTTTTGAGGCGCGGTGGGAGGAGGGTTATGAGTGGGGGATAA
- a CDS encoding Zn(II)2Cys6 transcription factor (COG:K;~EggNog:ENOG410PKDN;~InterPro:IPR036864,IPR007219,IPR001138;~PFAM:PF00172,PF04082;~TransMembrane:1 (o629-656i);~go_function: GO:0000981 - DNA-binding transcription factor activity, RNA polymerase II-specific [Evidence IEA];~go_function: GO:0003677 - DNA binding [Evidence IEA];~go_function: GO:0008270 - zinc ion binding [Evidence IEA];~go_process: GO:0006351 - transcription, DNA-templated [Evidence IEA];~go_process: GO:0006355 - regulation of transcription, DNA-templated [Evidence IEA]), with protein MTSRSVHELPRVLAPFPPDNLLKPSRPVPRRTKRSNACIGCRTRRIKCGGTHPCDKCTESGRNCTFVVEGDRRRKYAQRRAEKELHTANQLLDDIIRASNADDSPRLRRLLFGAREYRAGRAIHDAVGDEQVSESPSDEFQPKIEDDAAVDLDGIPLSTSARFDSVTQSIPVGSFDEVTKDPNRDEASRATGYIGKGSEISWLQDLGTTLNKLNTASSQIDNSSTSMNYHLDHVQIPEPVPTDPSWLPPKPWVAHLVKIFFESVHPSFPLIDKTLFTIQLDQAYTSSGPEPSRKWLAVLNMILAVSSRYYQLSEPDSGRDIDDRVFLSRAISLSAPSGIATRISGLQQVQIHLLLAVYYLASGQVNQSWRINGHAARLAISIGLNLRADRDQIDASSEETRARIWWSIISLEHILSGMTGRIPYVDYQSMSLHLPLPYDEIRLQQPAARELHRKQLQWTINSTNSELYTRDQWLATIIPSQSLYFFHLADLAVTMNAATHAVYSLTATNSSIENSILFYQGKLQSWLSSLQPVFAFTAFNAKHTGETPKTPSTDSREQIGLALAYYASQVILNRPCLTHPAIKAGTNIMTPRSHFGDATAKSCVHFALAIISVLPDEPDMKWVLKMTSWWYLLHTIMRALTILLIQLSIGQVPILTTDGNKMGKEREGEGVKAVRDASKKALFWLHSMAKQDPSSRRAFHISQNLFNNVMTQMQGVRDPSAVIPVSGKEDASARQPSGDSSGFAAAKILGDVFNWGPDNTASESRDEQQQAPLSLDPALLSFDKYDS; from the exons ATGACATCACGCTCCGTTCATGAGCTGCCACGAGTTCTCGCTCCATTCCCACCCGATAACCTTCTGAAACCGTCCCGCCCCGTCCCCCGGCGGACCAAGCGATCCAATGCGTGCATAGGGTGTAGGACGCGGAGAATCAAA TGCGGTGGGACCCATCCTTGCGACAAATGCACTGAATCAGGCCGCAATTGCACGTTTGTGGTCGAGGGCGATAGACGCCGCAAATATGCACAGAGGCgtgcggagaaggagcttcACACCGCAAATCAGCTCTTAGACGATATCATTAGAGCGTCCAATGCCGATGACAGCCCACGGCTCCGCCGGTTACTCTTTGGTGCGCGGGAATACCGCGCAGGACGCGCAATTCATGATGCCGTGGGGGATGAGCAG GTCTCGGAATCTCCAAGTGATGAATTCCAACCGAAGATCGAGGACGATGCAGCAGTCGATCTGGACGGGATTCCCCTG TCTACTTCTGCACGTTTCGATTCTGTTACACAGTCAATACCAGTCGGGTCTTTTGATGAGGTGACAAAAGATCCTAACCGCGACGAAGCCAGCAGAGCAACTGGATATATTGGCAAAGGGTCTGAGATTTCATGGCTACAGGACCTCGGCACTACGCTCAACAAGCTGAATACAGCGTCATCCCAGATCGACAATTCTTCCACATCAATGAATTATCACCTCGATCACGTCCAGATCCCCGAACCTGTTCCTACCGACCCAAGTTGGCTACCACCGAAACCGTGGGTGGCCCACTTAGTAAAGATCTTCTTTGAATCGGTGCATCCTTCATTTCCACTGATCGATAAAACATTATTCACGATCCAGCTTGATCAGGCTTACACTTCCTCGGGGCCCGAGCCGTCGCGGAAATGGCTTGCTGTTCTCAATATGATACTCGCTGTGAGTTCCAGATACTACCAACTATCAGAACCAGATTCGGGCAGAGACATCGATGATCGCGTCTTCCTATCACGGGCAATAAGTCTGAGCGCTCCTTCTGGCATCGCCACGAGGATCTCAGGGTTACAACAAGTCCAAATTCACCTACTGCTGGCGGTTTATTACCTGGCCTCGGGCCAAGTAAACCA ATCATGGCGGATAAATGGTCACGCTGCCCGCTTGGCCATCTCGATAGGCCTGAATCTGCGTGCGGACAGAGACCAGATAGACGCTTCATCTGAAGAGACCCGTGCCCGTATATGGTGGTCCATTATTTCTCTAGAGCACATACTCTCGGGCATGACTGGCCGTATACCATATGTTGACTACCAATCCATGTCTCTACATCTACCTTTGCCATATGATGAAATCCGactccagcagccagcagccagagaGCTGCATCGAAAGCAACTTCAGTGGACTATCAATTCAACCAACTCCGAACTGTATACAAGAGACCAGTGGCTCGCAACTATTATACCCAGCCAGTCTCTGtatttcttccatctcgccGATCTCGCCGTTACCATGAATGCCGCCACTCATGCCGTCTACAGTCTAACGgccaccaacagcagcattgAAAACAGTATCCTGTTCTACCAGGGAAAACTCCAATCATGGCTCTCAAGCCTGCAACCCGTCTTCGCATTCACCGCATTCAACGCAAAACACACAGGGGAAACGCCAAAGACCCCATCAACCGACTCTCGAGAACAGATCGGTCTTGCCTTGGCATACTACGCCTCCCAGGTTATACTGAACCGCCCCTGCCTTACGCACCCGGCCATCAAAGCCGGAACAAACATCATGACCCCACGCTCGCATTTCGGGGACGCCACCGCAAAATCCTGCGTCCATTTCGCCCTCGCTATTATCTCCGTTCTCCCCGACGAGCCGGATATGAAATGGGTTCTGAAGATGACCTCGTGGTGGTACCTGCTGCATACTATCATGCGCGCGTTGACGATTCTGCTGATCCAGCTGTCAATCGGCCAGGTGCCGATCCTTACCACGGACGGGAATAAAATGGgcaaagagagagaaggagagggcgtCAAGGCCGTTCGAGAcgcgtcgaagaaggcccTCTTCTGGCTGCATAGTATGGCGAAGCAGGATCCGAGCTCGAGACGCGCGTTCCATATTAGCCAGAATCTGTTTAACAATGTCATGACGCAGATGCAGGGCGTGCGGGACCCGTCTGCTGTTATCCCCGTGTCGGGAAAAGAAGACGCCTCTGCGCGACAACCATCTGGTGATTCTTCTGGCTTTGCGGCCGCGAAGATCCTGGGGGATGTTTTTAATTGGGGACCGGATAATACGGCCTCGGAGAGTAGggatgagcagcagcaggctccGCTTTCGTTGGACCCGGCTTTGCTGTCGTTTGATAAATATGATTCTTAG